In the genome of Metabacillus litoralis, the window TTGTTAGGTGGATTATTACGTGAAGGAAATAAACTAGGAACCTCAATTGGACTTTTGGTTGGTTCAGTTCTTATTTCCTTATATGGACAAGGTTCTGCTGACTTAATGACGACATTAATTGAATCAATGATTGCGATTCTCTTATTTTTAATTACTCCCAAAGTAGTAACTGGTCGATTGGCTAAGCATATTCCTGGCACAAATGAACATGCGCATGAGCAACAGCAATATGTGAGGAAAATTCGTGATGTAACAGCGCATCGTGTTGAACAATTTTCTCAAGTTTTTAATGCTTTATCCGAAAGCTTTACTACCTTTTATGATAAAGATGAATATGAAGACACAGAACAACGAGAAACAGATCTGTTTTTAAGTAGGATTACAGAGAGTACTTGTCAGCATTGCTTTAAAAAAGAAAAATGCTGGGTGGAAAACTTTGATAAAACATATGATTTAATGCAAAACATTATGCATGAAAATAAGCAAAATACGTACCAGAATAATATGAAATTAAAGAAAGAGTTTGATCGACATTGTTCTAAGGCAAGTAGAGTAGAAGAAGCGATTGATCAGGAAATCAACTATTTTCAGGCAAATCAAAAGCTGAAAAAAGAGGTTCAGGAAAGTCGCAGATTAGTTGCTGAACAGTTATTAGGTGTATCAAATGTGATGGGAGATCTTTCAAAGGAAATTAAAAGAGAAAGAGAAAATCATTTTGTTCAGGAAGAACAGATTTTGGATGCATTGCAGAACTTTGGCATTGAAATTGTAAACGTTGATATTTATAGCGTAGAACAAGGAAATGTTGATATAGAGATGAGTATTCCTTTCTGTAATGGACATGGAGAATGTGAAAAAATTATAGCTCCAATGTTATCTGATATTTTGGAGGAATCCATTATCGTTAAAAAAGAGGAATGTGCAAACTATCCAAACGGTTATTGTCATGTTTCATTTGGATCAGCTAAAAGATACCGAATTGAAACCGGTGTTGCTCATGCAGCAAAGGGAGGCGGATTAGTATCCGGAGATAGTTATTCCATGATTGATCTTGGAGTTGGGAAGTTTGCTGTTGCAATAAGTGATGGAATGGGAAATGGTGTTAGAGCTCATTTTGAAAGCAATGAAACGATTAAGCTGCTTCAGAAAATATTACAGTCTGGTATTGAAGAAAAAGTGGCAATTAAAACAATCAACTCCATTTTAAGTTTAAGAACAACAGATGAAATTTTCTCTACTTTGGATCTAGCGATTATTGATTTACAGGATGGTAGCAGTAAATTCTTGAAAATTGGTTCTACACCAAGCTTTATCAAACGTGGGGATAAGATTATAAAAATTCAAGCTAGTAATCTACCTATGGGCATTATTGAGGATTTTGATGTTGATGTTGTTGGCGAGAAGCTTAAAGCGGGAGATTTGTTGATTATGATGAGTGATGGAATTTTTGAAGGTCCTAAACATGTTGAAAATTATGACCTATGGATGAAGCGTAAAATTAGTGAAATGAAAACAACTGATCCGCAGGAAATAGCTGATTTGATTATGGAAGAGGTGATTAGAACAAGATCAGGCAAAATAGAGGATGATATGACAGTTGTTGTTTCATCTATTGAGCATAATACACCTAAATGGGCAAGCATCCCTGTTTCTTCAAAGAAAATAGGATAATCATAGAGTATAAAATAAGCCCCTTCTGGCGAGTATGGTAATAGTCTATTTTTCTGTTAAGCAAAGGGAAAAATT includes:
- the spoIIE gene encoding stage II sporulation protein E, encoding MEKVERRLMEPISDLGMDKTQQVFNRIFHRFSSKLQLFLLHKGIIYALIGFLLGRAIILSEVLPFALPFFGAIFLMKRDKVALAGLSLIAGGLTVSFEVALVITVSIIGFLVLNRLASYLFKDQLKILPFVIFSTVALTRIAYSFAIKSSLTLYDYMMAGVESGLSFILTLIFLQSIPLISARKYKQSLKIEEIICIMILLASVMTGMVGVSFQNLQAEHIFSRYIVLLFAFIGGSSIGCTVGVVTGLILSLANVGNLYHMSLLAFSGLLGGLLREGNKLGTSIGLLVGSVLISLYGQGSADLMTTLIESMIAILLFLITPKVVTGRLAKHIPGTNEHAHEQQQYVRKIRDVTAHRVEQFSQVFNALSESFTTFYDKDEYEDTEQRETDLFLSRITESTCQHCFKKEKCWVENFDKTYDLMQNIMHENKQNTYQNNMKLKKEFDRHCSKASRVEEAIDQEINYFQANQKLKKEVQESRRLVAEQLLGVSNVMGDLSKEIKRERENHFVQEEQILDALQNFGIEIVNVDIYSVEQGNVDIEMSIPFCNGHGECEKIIAPMLSDILEESIIVKKEECANYPNGYCHVSFGSAKRYRIETGVAHAAKGGGLVSGDSYSMIDLGVGKFAVAISDGMGNGVRAHFESNETIKLLQKILQSGIEEKVAIKTINSILSLRTTDEIFSTLDLAIIDLQDGSSKFLKIGSTPSFIKRGDKIIKIQASNLPMGIIEDFDVDVVGEKLKAGDLLIMMSDGIFEGPKHVENYDLWMKRKISEMKTTDPQEIADLIMEEVIRTRSGKIEDDMTVVVSSIEHNTPKWASIPVSSKKIG